The nucleotide window TTATAGCTTAACGTATTTTTCTGGTTTTTGATAATTTTTCATTGCGTTTCTTGTATCGAACAGTACTTTACTGTATTTGCCGATCATCTCGTAATCAAATGCAGTGTGATCTGTAGTGATGACCACAAGATCCGCTTCTTCAAGAACCTGTTGAGATAACTCGACTGTTTCTACAAAAATGTCACATGAACGGAATGATTTAACATGCGGATCGCATACCATCAGTTCTGCCCCTTCATCCCTTAAAGTTTCAACGATTGGAAGAACTGGAGATTCACGAACATCATCGATATCCTTCTTGTAAGCAACACCAAGAATGGCAATTTTTGATCCTCTTAATGCCTTTCCTTCGCCATTAAGTGCATACATTGCCTTATTCACAACAAATTCAGGCATGCCATTGTTGATTTCGCCGGCAAGCTCGATCAGACGGGTATGATAGTTATATTCCCTTGCTTTCCAAGTGAGGTAGAATGGGTCGATAGGAATGCAATGGCCTCCTAATCCAGGTCCAGGATAGAACGGCATGAAACCATATGGCTTTGTAGCAGCCGCATCAATTACTTCCCAAACATCGATGCCCATCTTATTGCATAGAATCGCCATTTCATTAGCTAATGCAATATTGATATGACGGAATGTATTTTCAAGAATCTTCTCCATTTCAGCAACTGCCGGGCTGGAGACCTGGTGCACATCCCCTTCAAGAACACTCTTGTACATTTCAGAAGCGATTACAGTACAAGCAGGTGTGATCCCGCCAACAACCTTTGGAGTATTTTTCGTATTATAGTGCTTGTTACCCGGGTCAACACGTTCAGGTGAGTAAGCAAGGAAGAAATCTTCTCCGCACTTTAAGCCGCTGCTTTCAAGAATTGGCTTTAATACTTCTTCTGTTGTTCCTGGATAGGTTGTACTTTCCAGAACAATCAGCATGCCCTTATGCAGATATTTTGCAATTTCCTTACCAGAGCTCTCAACATAGGAAGTATCCGGCTGCTGATAAGTATCAAGCGGAGTTGGGACACAGATGGCTACTGCATCAACTTCCTGGATTTTCGAGTAATCAATTGTAGCAAACAATTTTTTTTCCTGGACAATCTCTTTCAATTCCTCGTCGACTACATCCCCAATATAGTTAATTCCCTGATTAACCATATCAGCTCTCTTTTGCTGTACATCAAAGCCGATTACCTGGTATCCAGCCTTCGCTTTTTCTACTGCAAGTGGAAGTCCCACATAACCAAGTCCGACTACACCAATGGTAGCGGTTCTGTTCGTAATCTTTTCAAGAAGTTCCTGGCCGATTTGGCTTAATTGTACTTGTTCGTTCATCTTTAATCCCTCATTCTCTTTCATTAATTTATTTTAACAG belongs to Mesobacillus sp. AQ2 and includes:
- a CDS encoding nucleotide sugar dehydrogenase, whose product is MNEQVQLSQIGQELLEKITNRTATIGVVGLGYVGLPLAVEKAKAGYQVIGFDVQQKRADMVNQGINYIGDVVDEELKEIVQEKKLFATIDYSKIQEVDAVAICVPTPLDTYQQPDTSYVESSGKEIAKYLHKGMLIVLESTTYPGTTEEVLKPILESSGLKCGEDFFLAYSPERVDPGNKHYNTKNTPKVVGGITPACTVIASEMYKSVLEGDVHQVSSPAVAEMEKILENTFRHINIALANEMAILCNKMGIDVWEVIDAAATKPYGFMPFYPGPGLGGHCIPIDPFYLTWKAREYNYHTRLIELAGEINNGMPEFVVNKAMYALNGEGKALRGSKIAILGVAYKKDIDDVRESPVLPIVETLRDEGAELMVCDPHVKSFRSCDIFVETVELSQQVLEEADLVVITTDHTAFDYEMIGKYSKVLFDTRNAMKNYQKPEKYVKL